A single region of the Thunnus maccoyii chromosome 10, fThuMac1.1, whole genome shotgun sequence genome encodes:
- the colq gene encoding acetylcholinesterase collagenic tail peptide isoform X2 gives MTLLTLGLYLPLWFHYGLAQSSIPDSFIPFPAALRSQEQQRRFNPCCLLSLPPPPLFPPPPSLWRRHTHNEGIYGGRSEPGHEDKGACVQGPPGPAGPIGPQGPPGLPGIEGPKGEKGEIGRPGQKGRTGPPGLPGKQGPAGWPGPSGPKGEKGDSGLMGLPGARGPIGPRGLSGYKGEKGSQGVRGEGGMKGDKGAMGFPGMLGQKGEMGPKGEPGISGNRGPTGRPGKRGKQGMKGDPGSLGPMGPAGPQGPPGHPGPPGSPATGLYMVGTKGARGPPGPPGKCSCGTFSNSQFEDHPSRGSYPKVPAIFVVSNEEELERLHTDNALAFRKDQRSLYFKDIDGWLPIQLTPFQSMENAPDEEGYCGDGIVQITNGEECDDRNRVVTDGCVKCKHAYCGDGYRYEGAEECDGKDFGYQTCNSYLPGSYGHLKCTPYCVIDSTNCKYFT, from the exons ATGACTCTTCTAACACTTGGACTGTATCTGCCACTGTGGTTTCATTATGGCCTGGCTCAGTCTTCTATTCCGGACAGCTTTATTCCATTCCCAGCAG CTCTCAGATcccaggagcagcagaggagattcAACCCATGCTGTTTACTGAGTCTGCCTCCACCCCCGCTGTTTCCTCCACCCCCTTCACTTTGGCGCCGCCACACTCAT AATGAAGGCATTTATGGAGGTCGATCAGAGCCGGGCCATGAGGACAAAGGTGCCTGTGTCCAAGGCCCCCCTGGGCCTGCTGGTCCCATTGGACCTCAG GGTCCACCTGGATTGCCTGGTATAGAAGGACCTAAGGGAGAAAAG GGAGAAATCGGAAGACCTGGGCAAAAG GGTCGCACAGGTCCTCCTGGACTTCCTGGGAAGCAGGGACCAGCTGGATGGCCAGGACCAAGTGGGCCCAAA GGTGAGAAAGGTGACTCAGGGCTGATGGGCTTGCCTGGAGCCAGAGGACCAATTGGGCCACGG GGTTTATCTGGATATAAAGGTGAAAAG GGCTCACAAGGTGTTCGTGGTGAGGGTGGCATGAAAGGAGACAAG GGTGCAATGGGTTTCCCAGGAATGCTTGGACAGAAA GGTGAAATGGGTCCAAAAGGAGAACCTGGGATCTCAGGAAACAGAGGACCCACTGGCCGACCAGGGAAGAGAGGCAAACAG gGAATGAAAGGAGACCCGGGCAGTCTAGGTCCTATGGGACCTGCAGGCCCACAGGGACCTCCTGGCCATCCTGGTCCTCCTGGTTCACCTGCCACAG GACTTTACATGGTTGGAACAAAGGGTGCACGTGGTCCACCTGGGCCGCCTGGAAAGTGTAGCTGCGGCACTTTCAGTAATTCTCAATTTGAAGATCATCCCTCCAGAGGAAGCTATCCTAAAGTACCAGCG ATATTCGTGGTGAGCAATGAGGAAGAACTGGAGCGCCTTCACACAGATAACGCTCTTGCATTCCGCAAAGACCAGAGATCTCTCTATTTCAAAGACATTGATGGCTGGCTGCCAATTCAG CTGACTCCGTTCCAGTCCATGGAAAACGCACCAGACGAGGAAGGTTACTGTGGTGATGGGATAGTGCAGATTACTAATGGAGAGGAGTGTGATGACAGAAACAGAGTCGTCACCGACGGCTGTGTCA AGTGTAAACACGCCTACTGTGGAGACGGATATCGCTATGAGGGGGCTGAGGAGTGTGATGGAAAAGACTTTGGATACCAGACATGTAATTCATATCTTCCAGG GTCATATGGTCACCTCAAGTGCACACCATACTGTGTTATTGACTCCACAAACTGCAAGTACTTCACTTGA
- the colq gene encoding acetylcholinesterase collagenic tail peptide isoform X1, with translation MTLLTLGLYLPLWFHYGLAQSSIPDSFIPFPAALRSQEQQRRFNPCCLLSLPPPPLFPPPPSLWRRHTHNEGIYGGRSEPGHEDKGACVQGPPGPAGPIGPQGPPGLPGIEGPKGEKGEIGRPGQKGRTGPPGLPGKQGPAGWPGPSGPKGEKGDSGLMGLPGARGPIGPRGLSGYKGEKGSQGVRGEGGMKGDKGAMGFPGMLGQKGEMGPKGEPGISGNRGPTGRPGKRGKQGMKGDPGSLGPMGPAGPQGPPGHPGPPGSPATGLYMVGTKGARGPPGPPGKCSCGTFSNSQFEDHPSRGSYPKVPAIFVVSNEEELERLHTDNALAFRKDQRSLYFKDIDGWLPIQTFPFQLTPFQSMENAPDEEGYCGDGIVQITNGEECDDRNRVVTDGCVKCKHAYCGDGYRYEGAEECDGKDFGYQTCNSYLPGSYGHLKCTPYCVIDSTNCKYFT, from the exons ATGACTCTTCTAACACTTGGACTGTATCTGCCACTGTGGTTTCATTATGGCCTGGCTCAGTCTTCTATTCCGGACAGCTTTATTCCATTCCCAGCAG CTCTCAGATcccaggagcagcagaggagattcAACCCATGCTGTTTACTGAGTCTGCCTCCACCCCCGCTGTTTCCTCCACCCCCTTCACTTTGGCGCCGCCACACTCAT AATGAAGGCATTTATGGAGGTCGATCAGAGCCGGGCCATGAGGACAAAGGTGCCTGTGTCCAAGGCCCCCCTGGGCCTGCTGGTCCCATTGGACCTCAG GGTCCACCTGGATTGCCTGGTATAGAAGGACCTAAGGGAGAAAAG GGAGAAATCGGAAGACCTGGGCAAAAG GGTCGCACAGGTCCTCCTGGACTTCCTGGGAAGCAGGGACCAGCTGGATGGCCAGGACCAAGTGGGCCCAAA GGTGAGAAAGGTGACTCAGGGCTGATGGGCTTGCCTGGAGCCAGAGGACCAATTGGGCCACGG GGTTTATCTGGATATAAAGGTGAAAAG GGCTCACAAGGTGTTCGTGGTGAGGGTGGCATGAAAGGAGACAAG GGTGCAATGGGTTTCCCAGGAATGCTTGGACAGAAA GGTGAAATGGGTCCAAAAGGAGAACCTGGGATCTCAGGAAACAGAGGACCCACTGGCCGACCAGGGAAGAGAGGCAAACAG gGAATGAAAGGAGACCCGGGCAGTCTAGGTCCTATGGGACCTGCAGGCCCACAGGGACCTCCTGGCCATCCTGGTCCTCCTGGTTCACCTGCCACAG GACTTTACATGGTTGGAACAAAGGGTGCACGTGGTCCACCTGGGCCGCCTGGAAAGTGTAGCTGCGGCACTTTCAGTAATTCTCAATTTGAAGATCATCCCTCCAGAGGAAGCTATCCTAAAGTACCAGCG ATATTCGTGGTGAGCAATGAGGAAGAACTGGAGCGCCTTCACACAGATAACGCTCTTGCATTCCGCAAAGACCAGAGATCTCTCTATTTCAAAGACATTGATGGCTGGCTGCCAATTCAG ACTTTTCCATTCCAGCTGACTCCGTTCCAGTCCATGGAAAACGCACCAGACGAGGAAGGTTACTGTGGTGATGGGATAGTGCAGATTACTAATGGAGAGGAGTGTGATGACAGAAACAGAGTCGTCACCGACGGCTGTGTCA AGTGTAAACACGCCTACTGTGGAGACGGATATCGCTATGAGGGGGCTGAGGAGTGTGATGGAAAAGACTTTGGATACCAGACATGTAATTCATATCTTCCAGG GTCATATGGTCACCTCAAGTGCACACCATACTGTGTTATTGACTCCACAAACTGCAAGTACTTCACTTGA
- the hacl1 gene encoding 2-hydroxyacyl-CoA lyase 1, with translation MDEVTGAQLIAESLKTQRVEYMFGIVGVPIIEVAMAAQAAGIKYVGMRNEQAACYAASAIGYLTGRPGACLVVSGPGLIHALGGMANANMNCWPVVVIGGSSDQNQETAGAFQEFPQVEACRLYSKFSARPSSLEAIPSVIEKAVRTSIYGRPGACYVDIAGDMVNEKVDRSKVRVVSCCSPPPISLADHSAITEAIAVLKAAKRPLVIIGKGAAYGQAETALKEFVEMSRLPFLPTPMGKGVLPDDHPNCVAAARSRALLQADVVLLLGARLNWILHFGLPPRFDPDVKVIQVDLCAEEMGNNVRPAVALLGDISAIVTQLLECVCKDGWKYPSETEWWSTLKEKAAANAKISRALALQQSTLPMNYYTVFHHISQLLPRDCIIVSEGANTMDIGRTMLNNYLPRHRLDAGTFGTMGVGLGFAIAAAAVERSENKGRRIVCVEGDSAFGFSGMEVETMCRYNLPVVIIVVNNNGIYSGVDPETWKEMAKMGDLATIAPPVTLLPEARYDEIMSAFGGQGFLVRTVEELRSALQLSLSDWKRPSLLNVLIDPSSDRKQQEFPWLTRSNL, from the exons ATGGACGAAGTGACAGGAGCTCAGCTAATTGCTGAGTCTCTTAAAACTCAG AGAGTGGAGTACATGTTTGGGATCGTTGGTGTTCCTATCATTGAGGTGGCCATGGCTGCTCAGGCTGCAGGGATCAAATATGTGGGAATGCGCAACGAACAAGCG GCATGTTATGCAGCATCTGCCATTGGATACCTCACTGGGAG ACCAGGTGCCTGCTTGGTGGTGTCTGGACCTGGACTCATTCATGCTCTGGGTGGAATGGCCAATGCTAACATGAACTGCTG GCCAGTGGTTGTTATTGGGGGATCCTCAGATCAAAACCAAGAAACAGCAGGAGCCTTTCAGGAGTTTCCTCAG gtgGAAGCATGTCGCCTGTATAGCAAATTCTCTGCTAGACCGAGCAGTCTGGAAGCCATCCCTTCAGTGATAGAGAAG GCTGTTCGCACAAGCATTTATGGACGTCCAGGTGCTTGTTATGTGGACATTGCAGGGGACATGGTCAATGAAAAAGTGGACAGAAGCAAAGTCAG AGTTGTGTCCTGTTGTTCACCTCCTCCTATCAGTTTGGCTGACCACAGTGCAATCACAGAAGCCATCGCTGTCTTAAAAGCAGCTAAAAGACCTCTTGTCATCATTGGCAAAG GAGCAGCCTATGGCCAAGCAGAAACTGCTCTGAAGGAGTTTGTGGAAATGAGCCGCCTGCCGTTTCTGCCCACCCCCATGGGCAAAGGAGTTTTGCCTGATGATCACCCCAACTGTGTGGCTGCTGCCCGCTCACG AGCTCTTCTCCAGGCTGACGTTGTGCTTCTTCTTGGAGCCCGGCTGAACTGGATCCTGCATTTTGGTCTGCCACCTAGATTTGATCCTGATGTCAAGGTCATCCAG GTTGACCTTTGTGCTGAGGAGATGGGGAACAATGTGAGGCCTGCTGTTGCTCTTCTGGGAGACATCAGTGCTATTGTCACTCAG CTCCTGGAGTGTGTCTGTAAAGATGGCTGGAAGTATCCCTCTGAGACAGAGTGGTGGAGCACATTGAAGGAGAAAGCTGCTGCCAATGCGAAAATATCAAGG GCGCTCGCTCTTCAGCAGTCAACACTGCCTATGAACTACTACACAGTGTTTCACCACATCTCCCAGTTGCTGCCACGTGACTGCATCATTGTCAGCGAGGGGGCAAATACTATGGACATAGGACGCACTATGTTGAACAACTACCTACCTCGACACAG GTTGGATGCAGGCACATTTGGAACAATGGGAGTAGGCCTTGGTTTTGCTATAGCAGCAGCCGCTGTGGAGAGGAGCGAGAATAAAGGCAGAAGGATAGTCTGCGTGGAAGGAGACAGTGCATTTGGGTTTTCTGGCATGGAGGTTGAAACCATGTGCAG gTATAATCTACCTGTAGTCATCATTGTGGTCAATAATAATGGTATATACAGCGGAGTGGATCCTGAGACATGGAAAGAAATGGCAAAAATGGGAGATCTGGCCACTAT AGCTCCACCTGTGACCCTCCTACCCGAGGCACGCTATGATGAGATCATGTCTGCGTTTGGAGGTCAAGGGTTTCTGGTGAGGACGGTGGAGGAGCTGCGTAGTGCCTTACAGCTTAGCTTGAGTGACTGGAAGAGACCCAGTCTCCTGAACGTGCTTATCGACCCTTcctcagacagaaaacagcag GAATTTCCATGGCTGACCCGCTCCAACCTTTag